The following nucleotide sequence is from Streptomyces brevispora.
TCCAGGACGGCCTCGATCGACCCCATGGTCGAGGAGAGGGACTTCAGCTCTTCGGAAATATCGACGACTGCCACGGGTCCAGCGTAACGGCTGTCGGCGCGGACGTTCCTCGGGCCGTGCGATCACCGCTCCGCCACCCCGCCGCGCACGCCCCGGCGCGGGCGGGCGCCAGGGTCCGGGTTCCTCGCGCTCAGGGGGCGCCGGGGGCGGAGTTCCTGGTGTCCTGCGGGGTCGCGCCCGCGTCGTCGCCGCTCATCGCCAGCCAGCCGCCGATGCCGAGTCCGGCGATCAGTACCAGGGCCACCGCGCCCAGGGTGAGGCGGCGCTTGCGGATGGCCGCCGACTTGTTGCGCGCCGAGCCGGGGCGGGGCCGGCCGGGGGCGCGCGGGGCGCGGGCGGTGCCCCGGGGACCGCCGGACAGCTCGTCGGGGGCCGGGACGCGCATGCTCGTGTGGGTGTCGCGGTTGGAGTCGGGGGACGAGCCGGGGACCAGCGGGACCGCGCCGCGGCGGCGGGGCTCCTCGGCCGCCGGGGTGTACTGCTGCTCGTCGTAGGCCTGCCCGTGCGGCTGGGGCTCCGGCTCGCCGTCCGGCTCGTCCACGTCCAGCGGCGGGATGCCGGCCAGCTGCGGGAGCTGCTCACGCAGCCGGGCCGCCAGTTCGGAGGCGCGCAGCCGGGACGCGGGGGCCTTGGCCAGGCACTGGACCAGCAACTGCCAGAGCTCCTCGGGGATGCCGGGGAGCGGGACGACCGTCTCGGTGACATGGCGGCGCAGGACCGCGCCGGGGTGGCCGCCGCCGAAGGGCGTGAAGCCCGCGAGGAGCTCGTACAGCACCGTCGCGAGGGCGTAGATGTCGACGGCCGCGCGCGGCGGGAGGCCCTCGACGATCTCGGGGGCCAGGTAGTCCGGCGTTCCGATGATCTTGGTGGCCTTGGTGCGGCGCGGGGTGTCGATCAGCTTGGCCACACCGAAGTCGGTGAGCAGCGCGGGGTGGGAGTTGCCGGGCCCGAGCGGGCCCTCCATGTCGAGCAGGATGTTCTCCGGCTTGACGTCGCGGTGGACCACCCCGGCGGCGTGCGCCGCGGCGAGTCCGTCCGCGACGTCCGCGACTATCGCGACGGCGGCCTCCGGCGCCAGCCTGCGCTCGCGGTCGAGCCGGGTGCGCAGATCCGTGCCGCGGACCAGGTTCATGACCAGGGCCAGGTCGTTGCCGTCCACCACGAGGTCGCGGACGGCGACGATGTGCGGATGGTCGAGTCCGAGCAGCGCGGTGCGCTCCTGGACGAACCGGCCCACGAGTTCCTGGTCGGACGCGAGGTCCTCGCGGAGCAGTTTGATCGCGACGGGCCCCTCGGGTCCGTCGCCGAGCCACACCGTGCCGGCGCTGCCGCGCCCCAGGATCTGGTGGGCGGTGTACCGGCTGCCGATATTCCGTGCCAAGACTGCTCCCTCAGCGGCTGGCGATTGGGCCTTCGCGCAACAACCCCCGGTCGACAAAGCTACGCGGCGATCGGGGGGTTGCGTGCCCTGGATGGCACCAACCTTCACTTCTGCGTACGAATTGCCGTGGAATTGGCCCGCGGAAGTCGATATAGCTACAGAGTTGACGGGCGTCCGGCTGGACCGGCGGCGCCCGTCCTGTCAGTTGCCGCCGCTGCTGCCCAGTTTCGAGATCCAGTCGGTGACCGTACCGGCGGCGTGGCTGATCGCCTGCCAGTAGCTCTCGCCCTGGCCGATCCAGCCCTTCAGCGGGGTGAGCTCCCAGATCAGCCAGCTCGCGACGACGAGGAGGACCAGCGTGAAGAAGCAGCCCTTCAGGCAGCCGAGGCCGGGGATCTTCATCGGGTTGGCGCTGCGCTGCCGGGGCTCGCGGGGCGGGCGCTGAGCGGGCTGCTGAGGCTGCTGGGGCTGCTGCGGCGGCGCGTACTGCTGGCGCTGCTGCGGCTGGTACTGCTGTTGCTGTTGTTGGTACTGCTGTTGCTGGGGCTGGCCCTGGTACTGCTGCTGAGGCTGGTACTGGTGCTGCTGAGGCTGCTGCTGCCGGTTCTGTGGCGGGTACGGCTGCTGCCGGTGCGGCTGCTGCCGGTGCGGCTGCTGGGGCTGCTGGGGCTGCGGCTGACGCTGGGGGCGACGGCGCAGCGGGTCCTGGCTCGGGTCGAGGTACTGGACCTGTGTCTGGTCGTTGCGGTCGCGGGCGGCCTGGAGCTGGGACTGCCAGGGGTGCGGGCCGTCGGCCTGCGGGGCCCCCTCGGGCTGCGGCGGGACCGGCGGCAGGACCGCGGTCGGGTCGGCGTGACCGCCGCCCTGTCCGGCGCTCTGCTGCATGACGCTGGTGGCCGCGTTGGGGTCATAGGCGTTCGGGTCGTACGAGGCGGCGTTGCTCGGCAGCACCTGCGTCGGGTCCGCCGCTCCGGGCGTCTGGGGGACGGCCGTCGGCGCCGGGTCCGGTGCGAGCAGGGCGGCCACCCCGTCGGCGGCCTCGATCTGCGCGGCGTTCGCGTGCACGCCGATGCCGGCGGCGACGGTACGCAGCGCGCGGGCCAGGTTCTCGGCACTGGGCCGCCGGTCCGGGTCCTTGCTCAGGCAGCGCTCGATGACGGTCCACAGCGGCGCCGGAACGGTGCTGGGGCGGCGGGGCTCCTCGCTGAGGTGCCGGTGCAGGACTTCGAGCGCGGTGCCGCCGGCGAACGGCGGACGGCCGGTGAGCAGCTCGTACAGCAGGATTCCGGCGCCGTAGATGTCGACGGCGGAGGTCTGCGGGCGGCCCTCGGCCGACTCGGGCGCCACATAGGCCGGCGTGCCGACGAACTCGTGTGTCC
It contains:
- a CDS encoding serine/threonine-protein kinase yields the protein MARNIGSRYTAHQILGRGSAGTVWLGDGPEGPVAIKLLREDLASDQELVGRFVQERTALLGLDHPHIVAVRDLVVDGNDLALVMNLVRGTDLRTRLDRERRLAPEAAVAIVADVADGLAAAHAAGVVHRDVKPENILLDMEGPLGPGNSHPALLTDFGVAKLIDTPRRTKATKIIGTPDYLAPEIVEGLPPRAAVDIYALATVLYELLAGFTPFGGGHPGAVLRRHVTETVVPLPGIPEELWQLLVQCLAKAPASRLRASELAARLREQLPQLAGIPPLDVDEPDGEPEPQPHGQAYDEQQYTPAAEEPRRRGAVPLVPGSSPDSNRDTHTSMRVPAPDELSGGPRGTARAPRAPGRPRPGSARNKSAAIRKRRLTLGAVALVLIAGLGIGGWLAMSGDDAGATPQDTRNSAPGAP
- a CDS encoding serine/threonine-protein kinase, yielding MRPVGSKYLLEEPLGRGATGTVWRARQREAAGAEAAVAGQPGETVAIKVLKEELANDADVVMRFLRERSVLLRLTHENIVRTRDLVVEGDLLALVMDLVDGPDLHRYLRDNGPLTPVAASLLTAQIADALAASHADGVVHRDLKPANVLLSERDGAMHPMLTDFGIARLADSPGLTRTHEFVGTPAYVAPESAEGRPQTSAVDIYGAGILLYELLTGRPPFAGGTALEVLHRHLSEEPRRPSTVPAPLWTVIERCLSKDPDRRPSAENLARALRTVAAGIGVHANAAQIEAADGVAALLAPDPAPTAVPQTPGAADPTQVLPSNAASYDPNAYDPNAATSVMQQSAGQGGGHADPTAVLPPVPPQPEGAPQADGPHPWQSQLQAARDRNDQTQVQYLDPSQDPLRRRPQRQPQPQQPQQPHRQQPHRQQPYPPQNRQQQPQQHQYQPQQQYQGQPQQQQYQQQQQQYQPQQRQQYAPPQQPQQPQQPAQRPPREPRQRSANPMKIPGLGCLKGCFFTLVLLVVASWLIWELTPLKGWIGQGESYWQAISHAAGTVTDWISKLGSSGGN